The following proteins are encoded in a genomic region of Sphaeramia orbicularis chromosome 2, fSphaOr1.1, whole genome shotgun sequence:
- the LOC115433054 gene encoding ATP synthase subunit beta, mitochondrial isoform X1 — MLGAVGRCCTGALQALKPGVQPLKALVGSPAVLSRRDYVAPAAAAAAASGRIVAVIGAVVDVQFDEGLPPILNALEVTGRESRLVLEVAQHLGENTVRTIAMDGTEGLVRGQTVLDTGAPIRIPVGPETLGRIMNVIGEPIDERGPISTKQTAPIHAEAPEFTDMSVEQEILVTGIKVVDLLAPYAKGGKIGLFGGAGVGKTVLIMELINNVAKAHGGYSVFAGVGERTREGNDLYHEMIESGVINLKDTTSKVALVYGQMNEPPGARARVALTGLTVAEYFRDQEGQDVLLFIDNIFRFTQAGSEVSALLGRIPSAVGYQPTLATDMGTMQERITTTKKGSITSVQAIYVPADDLTDPAPATTFAHLDATTVLSRAIAELGIYPAVDPLDSTSRIMDPNIVGAEHYDVARGVQKILQDYKSLQDIIAILGMDELSEEDKLTVARARKIQRFLSQPFQVAEVFTGHLGKLVPLKETIKGFKSILGGEYDALPEQAFYMVGPIEEVVQKAEKLAEEHS, encoded by the exons ATGTTAGGAGCTGTGGGACGCTGCTGCACCGGGGCTCTGCAGGCTCTGAAGCCTGGGGTTCAGCCCCTGAAAGCTCTTGTTGGATCCCCAGCCGTCCTCTCAC GTAGAGACTATGTCGCccctgccgccgccgccgctgcagCCAGCGGACGTATTGTGGCCGTCATCGGTGCCGTCGTCGACGTCCAGTTCGATGAAGGCCTCCCTCCCATCCTTAATGCCCTGGAAGTCACTGGCCGTGAGTCCAGGCTAGTCCTGGAAGTGGCACAGCATCTGG GTGAGAACACAGTGCGTACCATCGCTATGGATGGTACTGAAGGTCTGGTCCGTGGGCAGACAGTTCTGGACACCGGTGCCCCCATCAGAATTCCTGTCGGTCCTGAGACCCTGGGCAGGATTATGAATGTCATTGGCGAGCCCATTGATGAGAGGGGTCCCATTTCCACCAAACA GACTGCACCCATCCACGCAGAGGCTCCTGAATTCACTGACATGAGTGTGGAGCAGGAGATTCTGGTCACTGGAATCAAGGTGGTGGACCTGCTGGCCCCATACGCCAAGGGAGGAAAGATTG GCCTGTTCGGTGGTGCTGGTGTCGGCAAAACTGTATTGATCATGGAGCTGATCAACAATGTGGCGAAGGCTCATGGTGGTTACTCTGTGTTCGCTGGAGTGGGAGAGCGTACCCGTGAGGGAAATGACTTGTACCATGAAATGATTGAGTCTGGTGTCATCAACCTGAAGGACACCACCTCTAAG GTAGCGCTGGTGTACGGACAGATGAATGAACCCCCAGGTGCTCGTGCCAGAGTGGCTCTGACTGGTCTGACCGTGGCTGAGTACTTCCGTGACCAGGAGGGTCAGGATGTGCTGCTCTTCATTGACAACATTTTCCGCTTCACACAGGCTGGCTCTGAG GTGTCTGCCCTTCTGGGTCGTATTCCCTCTGCTGTGGGTTACCAGCCCACTCTGGCCACTGATATGGGTACCATGCAGGAGAGAATCACCACCACCAAGAAGGGATCAATCACATCTGTGCAG GCTATCTATGTGCCTGCTGATGATTTGACTGACCCTGCCCCCGCCACCACCTTCGCTCACTTGGACGCCACCACTGTATTGTCCCGTGCCATCGCTGAGCTGGGTATCTACCCCGCTGTCGACCCCCTGGATTCCACCTCCCGTATCATGGACCCCAACATTGTGGGAGCTGAGCACTACGATGTCGCCCGTGGTGTGCAGAAAATCCTTCAG GACTACAAATCCCTGCAGGATATCATTGCCATCCTGGGTATGGATGAGTTGTCTGAGGAGGACAAACTGACTGTGGCCCGCGCCCGTAAGATCCAGCGTTTCCTGTCCCAGCCCTTCCAGGTGGCTGAGGTCTTCACCGGTCACTTGGGCAAGCTGGTGCCCCTCAAGGAGACCATCAAGGGCTTCAAGAGCATCCTCGGCG GAGAGTATGACGCCCTCCCCGAGCAGGCCTTTTACATGGTCGGCCCCATTGAGGAAGTCGTTCAGAAGGCTGAGAAGCTGGCTGAGGAGCACTCGTAA
- the LOC115433054 gene encoding ATP synthase subunit beta, mitochondrial isoform X2, which translates to MLGAVGRCCTGALQALKPGVQPLKALVGSPAVLSRRDYVAPAAAAAAASGRIVAVIGAVVDVQFDEGLPPILNALEVTGRESRLVLEVAQHLGENTVRTIAMDGTEGLVRGQTVLDTGAPIRIPVGPETLGRIMNVIGEPIDERGPISTKQTAPIHAEAPEFTDMSVEQEILVTGIKVVDLLAPYAKGGKIGLFGGAGVGKTVLIMELINNVAKAHGGYSVFAGVGERTREGNDLYHEMIESGVINLKDTTSKVALVYGQMNEPPGARARVALTGLTVAEYFRDQEGQDVLLFIDNIFRFTQAGSEVSALLGRIPSAVGYQPTLATDMGTMQERITTTKKGSITSVQAIYVPADDLTDPAPATTFAHLDATTVLSRAIAELGIYPAVDPLDSTSRIMDPNIVGAEHYDVARGVQKILQDYKSLQDIIAILGMDELSEEDKLTVARARKIQRFLSQPFQVAEVFTGHLGKLVPLKETIKGFKSILGGEYDALPEQAFYMVGPIEEVVQKAEKLAEEHS; encoded by the exons ATGTTAGGAGCTGTGGGACGCTGCTGCACCGGGGCTCTGCAGGCTCTGAAGCCTGGGGTTCAGCCCCTGAAAGCTCTTGTTGGATCCCCAGCCGTCCTCTCAC GTAGAGACTATGTCGCccctgccgccgccgccgctgcagCCAGCGGACGTATTGTGGCCGTCATCGGTGCCGTCGTCGACGTCCAGTTCGATGAAGGCCTCCCTCCCATCCTTAATGCCCTGGAAGTCACTGGCCGTGAGTCCAGGCTAGTCCTGGAAGTGGCACAGCA TTTAGGTGAGAACACAGTGCGTACCATCGCTATGGATGGTACTGAAGGTCTGGTCCGTGGGCAGACAGTTCTGGACACCGGTGCCCCCATCAGAATTCCTGTCGGTCCTGAGACCCTGGGCAGGATTATGAATGTCATTGGCGAGCCCATTGATGAGAGGGGTCCCATTTCCACCAAACA GACTGCACCCATCCACGCAGAGGCTCCTGAATTCACTGACATGAGTGTGGAGCAGGAGATTCTGGTCACTGGAATCAAGGTGGTGGACCTGCTGGCCCCATACGCCAAGGGAGGAAAGATTG GCCTGTTCGGTGGTGCTGGTGTCGGCAAAACTGTATTGATCATGGAGCTGATCAACAATGTGGCGAAGGCTCATGGTGGTTACTCTGTGTTCGCTGGAGTGGGAGAGCGTACCCGTGAGGGAAATGACTTGTACCATGAAATGATTGAGTCTGGTGTCATCAACCTGAAGGACACCACCTCTAAG GTAGCGCTGGTGTACGGACAGATGAATGAACCCCCAGGTGCTCGTGCCAGAGTGGCTCTGACTGGTCTGACCGTGGCTGAGTACTTCCGTGACCAGGAGGGTCAGGATGTGCTGCTCTTCATTGACAACATTTTCCGCTTCACACAGGCTGGCTCTGAG GTGTCTGCCCTTCTGGGTCGTATTCCCTCTGCTGTGGGTTACCAGCCCACTCTGGCCACTGATATGGGTACCATGCAGGAGAGAATCACCACCACCAAGAAGGGATCAATCACATCTGTGCAG GCTATCTATGTGCCTGCTGATGATTTGACTGACCCTGCCCCCGCCACCACCTTCGCTCACTTGGACGCCACCACTGTATTGTCCCGTGCCATCGCTGAGCTGGGTATCTACCCCGCTGTCGACCCCCTGGATTCCACCTCCCGTATCATGGACCCCAACATTGTGGGAGCTGAGCACTACGATGTCGCCCGTGGTGTGCAGAAAATCCTTCAG GACTACAAATCCCTGCAGGATATCATTGCCATCCTGGGTATGGATGAGTTGTCTGAGGAGGACAAACTGACTGTGGCCCGCGCCCGTAAGATCCAGCGTTTCCTGTCCCAGCCCTTCCAGGTGGCTGAGGTCTTCACCGGTCACTTGGGCAAGCTGGTGCCCCTCAAGGAGACCATCAAGGGCTTCAAGAGCATCCTCGGCG GAGAGTATGACGCCCTCCCCGAGCAGGCCTTTTACATGGTCGGCCCCATTGAGGAAGTCGTTCAGAAGGCTGAGAAGCTGGCTGAGGAGCACTCGTAA